Within the Sarcophilus harrisii chromosome 2, mSarHar1.11, whole genome shotgun sequence genome, the region ggtggagggagagaagggaaatattggaacagaagtgggtgcaagagataatgttgtaaaaaattatcctggcatgggttctgtcaataaaaagttattataataaaaaagaaaatttaaaaaaaaagaaaatactcagaGCTACAAGATAGAATGTTTTGTTCATGGAACTGGAAGGAGACAAATGAAGAGCAAATGGCAGGGAATTAGAAGTAGAAATCCTGGGAAGGTAGAAGACTGGATTGTAAAAAGCTTTGTATGTCAGAGAATTTTACATATGATCTTATAAGGAATACAGAGTAACTGGAATTAATTTCATGGAACAAAACATGGTCaaacttgtactttaggaaaattgctttAGTGGCTTAATAgagaatggactggagtggggataTAGATACTGGAGGCAGGCAGACCTACCAGCAATCTATAACAATAATCTATGTATGAGGTGATAAGTGCCAGCATCAGAATGGTatcagtgtcagaggagagaagagaatataaatgaaaattatcgCAAAGATGAGATTGATAGATCTTGACAACAGTTTGGACATGAGGGATGGGAGTTGGGGTCAAGAGATAGTGAAGAATCCAGGATCACTCTTGTATTATTAtgagcctgagggactgggaggtTGGTATTATCCTCTATAGTAATAGAAAAGGTAGTAAATGTGTTtctcttaaacaaaatattaaagagaaatatagagTTCAGTTAgggacatttattttaaaacatatattggaCATTCAGCTAGAGATGTTTAAAAGGCAGAGATGCAAGTTTAGAGGCTAATATAAAGGTTGGGGCAggaaaagtagatttgagaatcatcagcaatGAGATgctaattaaatccatgggaactgatgacaACACCAAGGGCCCAAGACAGAATCCTGTGTATGTTCAGAAAAATGCCTACCACATagaaggcactttataaatggtTGTTAATTTGACTGTTTATTTTGTAGCACATCAAGGTAGAATTCTTGAAAAGCTCAGTTAGCATACAGTacactaaaattttaaaacctcTGTTTAAATGGCCTATAGCCAACTAGGCTCTTTTAATAATTTGACCCAAATCACCCTCCAAATCAATACACGAAGTTCTCAAGAGTAAttgttgaaaatatttatttactacaAAAAGAGAAGCCTCTCATAAAGGAAGCAAAAGTTGCGCAGGACAGAAACATAGTAGgcatcactttcttaaataaaaagaagaaagtgaaagaattaaATGGTATTCTTGATTTTTAGTATATTAGTGACTTCAGAATAGAAACTGCCGTAAATTCTGTCATACTGAGAGGTGATCTTGGAGGGAGATAACTTCCTCTGCTTTCCCTGTGGAAAATGAAAGGTGATAGTTACAAATTACTTAAGTGGACAAAAAGGGATGTACCAAGGGATGTCAACTTGTCAACTTACTTGGAACACAATTTGCTATATAATACACTTAGCATTGTTAAGTTATTTCCTCTTACCAGTTAAGAAAATTGTAATTGAAACCAAAAGTTATTTCACATATTTTGCATGAAATTGGGAGGGGGGAATTACTAATCAATCATTTGGCCAGAGGAtagaattgattctttttttacccACCCCCAGATGCCCATGATGCCCACTGTCTCCGAATACAGCAAACACCTAAGTATGAGCCCCATCTTTCATTGAGCTACACTGCACAGCTGAGGGTAGAGTATAATTGAAAACAGGATTATACAGAATCCAAAGTGTCAAGTATTCCAGTAGAAAAACATTccaagtcagaagacttgggttctagTCCCAATTCTCACACTGCATAATAATGAGCaggtccatttccttctctggggctcagttttcccatctgtaaatgGAGAGGCTTTATTCGGTGATTTCTAGGGTTTCTTTCACAGCTTAGGAGATCTGATTGTCTTTTACCTTACTTTCACAAGGTATTCCCTTTCCCAACAGGAAACCTGAGTTTCCTGGCTTTCCATGTCAAGGAATGACCATGTCAAGAATGATTTAAATATTGCCCGTGTGAAGAACATGCCCAAAACGAGGCAAAACTAATCAATGAATTTTAGGGCTAACAGGGCAGATCATCTGAATCATAGCCTTAAATATATTCATGCCTCAGTCCTCCAGACAGGCTATGAGGACATGGAGAATTATACTACAAACATGGTCTCTTTAGCTTCCAAGAAACAGGGGAAAATTTTTACCATACAGTTATAGGAATCCCCACATGctgaaatttcatatatatatatatatataaatatacatatatgtgtgtgtgtataatatgtatatgtgtatatatacacacacatatatatctatgtatgtatgtatgtaaggcTGTGGGGAGAAATGAGACAAAGTGCTTTCCccaatggaaataaatgaaacatAAACTTACCTTTAAACACGGCACAGAtctgtgagaagagaaaaaaacatttgagtgACATCAtttggtgaaaaaaaagaaattgccttTGGGAGCAAAATCACTACAACTAAAATCACATAAGTAAAATTATTCCTGCAAAGGGTAAGGTAGCAGATTCTCTCATCTTTACATTATCCAGAGAGGGTTTCCTCTGTTATCCATACATACATTCCCCCCAATGAACAGGGGAAAGAATATAGATAAGTATCACTGAGGCTTTTCCTGGTTAAAATATAACACCAAAACAATTAAGTTTCATTgttgataaatataataaatgaactATATTTGAGTAAGAATGGGGATTTCTGACCTAAACTCTCTGGGTTATATTTTATATGGACTCAAATTCATTCACAGATAAGCCAAGGAGGATCATGGGGATATGTAAGATGACTAATCAAAAGCAAGGTGATTCTCTTTAGAGAAAGCattggtttccttatttattgAAGATTAATAAGAATCATTTCAATTTATATAGAGACCTTGCCTTCAGTTATCTATTTTCTGAACATTAAGCTGAAATTGAAGAAACCTACCATTTGTTCGAACTTCAATCATTGTGTAGGGCATGGGGAAAGTCCTAAAAATATTCTTGAATTCTTCTACGCCTTTGTTGTCTTTCTCAATTCTTCTGACTGTTGAgttaaaaattaaagttgttttatttatttttctaaaacttggatgaaaatgtcaagaaaatatttttccatatgaagaaTTTGTTAGGTCATACATACAAACCTACCTACCAGAACCTCTATAATTCCTATGCAGGTTATCAAGAAACTGGTCCATTACTGTCATTATTAATAATGTAGtagtaatcataataataatagtaatcataATAATGTTATGTTGCCTAGCATGTTGAAATTTTTAGAGGAATTTCATATATGTAGCTTCATTTAGGTAATTCAGTGGAGggaaaatcagtcaaacaaaattatTTGACTGAGTCATTTggttaattcaatcatactggcTAATAAACTAACAAGAAAATACAGACTTTACACAAGGACACATGTGTACATTTTTTCATGTTATGTGTTTAAAATTATATCTAGTCCCTACTTTGTTACCCTTGATACACATCATTCTCCATCAGTTATGAGTTAAACTATTAATCTAGATGAGATAAGGATATGTAAAGGGCCTTGAAATCTATAAAATTCTCTATACATGTCATCTATTTCTATTAATATGACTAGAGCAATTTCTGTAACATATTGTTAATTATCTACTTCACAAACTACTTCAAGCACCTGTGGTCTTATATTCCTATTCCAAACTAATTACAGTCTCTTAATTAgtgtctctctggctctctcttttctttctttctctatcacattctctttctctctccctgtctctcctttttttactctttctctctctcacactctcaCATTGTCTTCCTCTCatatttttcagtgatttttcaaTAATAGCCAAGTCTTTGTGACcacacttggagttttcttgatgaagatactAGTTTAGTtcaacatttctttcttcagctaatCTTATTGATGatgaattgaggcaaacaggattaagtaacttgcccagggctaTAGTTAGTCTGAATCTGAGATCAgagttgaattcaggaagatgagtctgcctgactccagacccaaaaCACTATGCAGTGTGCCAACCAGTTGCCCtgcatatactatatatgtatatatttatatctatatacatgtatattatttataagtgtatatatacttAAGCACTTTGGGGGGGGAGAAAAATAAGTAGGCTCAAATTGTATTCATTTGTTGACTAGATGATTATTAATTTTCTGATTCCCACTGGACTCTAAATTCCTCCCCTGAACTTCAGACAGTTCCATGATTGCtgttagtgccttctctctgagagcaCCTTCTATCTATTCTGTATAAATTTTATGCACATTGTCTTTCATATTTGCATGTAACCTCTTTAAGGGAAAGGACTGTTTtaatgcctttctttttatctccagtccttaacacagtgcctatcacatattaaatgcttaataaatgcttgttcaggTTGTTGACATTAGTTTCTTGATAATATATGTTATTAATAATCTGTTGTCATATCTTTCAAACTTCTAGTAAATAAGGTACATACCATAGTGAGCACATGCCATTTTCTCCCGGGAATTAATGTCCTCCAAGCAAAGGAGGATGTAGTTATTATAATCAGTTTCCATCACAGAGAATGTGTATGAGGCAGATTCTGAAGGAACTAAGAGAGAAACCATAAGGGAaagtctaaattttctttcaaaattgaaagcaatatgaaatatctaaaatcattctaatttctctctgttttcatcaAGTCCATAAGAGTAAAAGATACCTCAttaaggattacaaaagaaaactctCTTTGGCTCTTATTCTCTTTATCCCCACTATACCACCCTCTCCTTGGCTTGTAGTTCCCTTATATGCTGTTAATTCAACCATGCCTCCTAACAGTCATAAACCAGGAATTAGAAcccaaaacaaatattttctgacTGGTCCTACCCCTTAATACTCCTGTTTATACCAGACTTCTGGGTCAGTGCTCCCAAGGCTTGAAATAATTATCTTCACTAGATCCaaatttcataagattttgagctgAAAGATACCTTTAATAGCTATCCAATCTaatcttatcattttatagataattaaaCTGAGGCCTACAGAAAATGACTGTCCCAAGTACAGTAATTAAATAGCAGGccagaaatataaatagaattcCTCAGAGTCTGAGTCTCTGGAATAATTCTTTCTGCTACTCTATACTGATAATAACATCAcaaacagataagtaaatatcATAGCTTTAGCAAGAAAAAAacctcaatattttatttctctgctcTGTGGCAAGAAAAATCTGTTCACGTTTTAAATTTGTAATCAATTTCTATGTTTGAGATCAAAGTTCAATAATTATTACAAGGACCTCTCCCCCATAGCATATTTTCCAcatcttttatctttctatttgtaAAAACAGGCTCCCCTTCATTCTCTACCTCATTCACAACCTCAACACATACTGAGGCAATGATGCTTTTGTGTAGATGGTTACATAATCTGCCACCTTTCTCACTTTATTGTTTACtactttaagaaatgtttttttaaactttaaaacaattttaatgtcaATTTTAAATTGATAAGAAACTATCATTTTTCTTTGCCTTGTAAAAAGAATCCAGTCATTGGTATAGATTTAAAttggactcaaaaaaaaaaagtgagaaatagcccttttcatcttttatcaaGTATTGGGGAGTATGTTTCTTTTCTGGACCACCATATGGGGGCTCTATATTTGGAACCATGATTTTGTGATACCTACTGTAGATCTCAAACTCAGTgggtttctcagttttctttagaAGAAACATCTTCTCAACACACTTGTCAGTCCTGAAAAGGTAATCAGATTTGTAAGTCTTTTCTTAAATCACACTTTTTTTATCCACCAAGTACAaagactgaagaagaaaataacaaaggtaGTTTGTAAAGTTCACACCACACTTGAATCATTTGGGAAGTAAGGAAAATCTATGAGGAAGCCAGTTATTTTCATCACCAGGAGGGAACGATTAGTTAATTGTGTGATTTAAATCAATTCTACTCAACAAACAACTTATTAATGGTTAACCCACTCACAAGGCTCTAACTCTAGTGCTTTGATTGAATTCAACTATTCTTTTCttgataaaagaaatgataatccATTTAGTGAGAAAACTGTATATGTGTAAATAGAGacttaatgaaaaacaaatcatcTGAAGCAGTAATCTAAGACCATATCAGGTGGTGTAGGATACTCTATAGCTTTAGGGTATGCAGTTTTGGGACATAAAGTTCCCTACTTCTTCCCAGGTAGTGTCTGCCAGCTATGAAAGTGAAATTCCAATTCTGAAGGTACCAAGGCTATGTCCACAGTTTCAGGATCACT harbors:
- the LOC100924880 gene encoding beta-lactoglobulin; translated protein: MKFLLLTVGLALVGAIQAFENIPFKKHLDVEKIRGSWFLRQEVMAMNFSDSLLIMDIKEMNLTPEGNMELVVLERTDKCVEKMFLLKKTEKPTEFEIYIPSESASYTFSVMETDYNNYILLCLEDINSREKMACAHYVRRIEKDNKGVEEFKNIFRTFPMPYTMIEVRTNDLCRV